TCATCGGCCAGCACGTCCAGTTGGCGCAACTGAGCCCGCACCAACTCATACCTCATCGGCGGATACACGTGGACGTTGGCGACGTCGACGAGTCTGCCCTGGTGTTCGATCGTGGCCCGTGGCGCGGTCATCTTCCAGCGACGCGCGAAGACGTCGGTCTCGAGTTGGTCGAACGGCAAACGGCTTATGATTGCCTGTCCGTGAGCACCGCCCGGCTCTTGCCACGCGTACGGGTAGCTCACCTGGAGCGACTCGCGCACGACGGTCGGGAACGGCTCGTCATACTCCTGCAACAGGATGATGTCCGGATCCACCTCTTCGATCCAGGCGAGTAGCAGCTCGGGGCGTGCCGTGCCGTAGCGGATGTTGCAGCTGAGGACGGTCAAGATCGACTCGTCGTCGACCGGTGGCGGCGTCGAACGCAGGGCGCGCAGCCCGATGGGGCCCATGGTGACCAGGACGCACAGCAGCAGCGCCGCGCCGAGCCTCCAGCGCCGCAGGGCAATGGCGACGAGCATGAGAAGAGTTACCGCCAGGCCCGCGTGGAAGGCGAACGTCTGCACCATGAGTGCCACGAAAGCAAGGCTCGGGACGTTGTCGCCCGCTAGCCTCGAACCCGCCAGAGCCAGGAGGAGGCCGAGGGCCGCGGCCCACGCCACAAACGAAAACCCGCGAGCCAGCGTGCTCCGGGCGTGCGTGCGACTGGTGGTGTTCGTACCGCCGACTGGCATAGCCACGCTACGCCATGGCACGCCAGCGGTTCGCTCACCCGGCTGCCGGCTCGGGCGCCCCAGTCTTGGTGAACGTAAACGTCGTCCCCTGCACGTCCACCAGGATCGAATCCCCCGCCCCAAACTCGCCGGCCAGGATGCGGCTGGCCAGCGGGTTCTCGATCCGCTGCTGGATCGCCCGCTTCAGGGGGCGGGCGCCGTAGGCCGGGTCCCAGCCCTCGCTGGCGAGTTGGGCCTTGGCCGCGTCGGTGAGCTCGATGGCCATGTCGCGGTCGGCCAGTCGCTGCCGCAAACGGCCGAGTTGGATCTCGGCGATGGTGCCGAGCTGGTCCTTCTTGAGCTGGTGGAACACGGCGATCTCGTCGATCCGGTTGAGCAATTCGGGCCGGAAGAAGGCCCCCCGCATATCGACGTCGAGGCGGGCGTTCAGCTTGCCGCTCTCCATGTCGGGCGTCAGGCCCTTGCCCGCGACGTCGACGCCCGGGCCGTGGCGGATCAGATCACGCACGGCGGCCTCGATCTCCCAGTCCTCGGCGCCCTGCTCGGTCATCTGCTGGATCTTCTGGCTGCCCAGATTGCTCGTCATGACGACGATCGTGTTGCGGAAGTCGACCGTGCGGCCCTGGCCGTCGGTCAGGCGGCCGTCGTCGAGCAACTGGAGCAGCACGTTGAAGAC
This genomic stretch from Phycisphaerales bacterium harbors:
- a CDS encoding endonuclease/exonuclease/phosphatase family protein, whose protein sequence is MVQTFAFHAGLAVTLLMLVAIALRRWRLGAALLLCVLVTMGPIGLRALRSTPPPVDDESILTVLSCNIRYGTARPELLLAWIEEVDPDIILLQEYDEPFPTVVRESLQVSYPYAWQEPGGAHGQAIISRLPFDQLETDVFARRWKMTAPRATIEHQGRLVDVANVHVYPPMRYELVRAQLRQLDVLADDADHRLGAHVDGYLLVGDFNAPWRSNHLRRFAKRNMREAHDRIGGGRGATWGPTRGLLSLAPGIRIDHAIYGGTLEPVWSAVGPDVGSDHRPIAVGFQWR